One part of the Bacillus sp. FJAT-45350 genome encodes these proteins:
- a CDS encoding DUF2524 family protein: MNHYENVNVFLDKVQATVDEALNELMEVKMIRENDVTEYSSLQHELNQLRDEADILMLSMPQHHKKLKEVQAKIDEIQEVMIRGC, encoded by the coding sequence GTGAATCATTATGAAAATGTAAATGTTTTTTTAGACAAAGTTCAAGCTACTGTTGATGAAGCACTCAATGAGCTTATGGAAGTGAAGATGATTAGAGAAAATGATGTAACTGAATATTCCAGCCTACAGCATGAATTGAATCAATTAAGAGATGAAGCTGATATACTAATGTTATCAATGCCTCAGCACCATAAGAAGCTAAAAGAAGTTCAAGCAAAAATAGATGAAATACAAGAGGTAATGATTAGAGGCTGTTAA